In Haliaeetus albicilla chromosome 2, bHalAlb1.1, whole genome shotgun sequence, a single genomic region encodes these proteins:
- the VILL gene encoding villin-like protein isoform X1 translates to MAELLGCFALSDCRMTDSDTNLPTIERKLGLQIWGIENMKMVPVPEKAYGTFFEGDCYIILHTKRTSHGSAVDLHYWIGKDSSQDEQGAAALYVTQMDNVLSGNPVQHREVQGHESETFQSYFRNGIIYKKGGVASGFKHVETNMYNIKRLLHVKGKKHVSATEVALSWDSFNKGDVFLLDLGKVLIQWNGPSCSIAEKSRGLVLARSIRDSERGGRAQIGIIDNEKDSPDLMQIMKMVLGERHGELRDAIPDAKADELQKANVRLYHVYEKDNDLVVQEIATRPLTQDLLQHEDCYILDQGGFKIYVWRGKASSLEEKKAGFTRAVGFIQAKGYPSSTNIEVISDGAESAMFKQLFQRWTEKDETQGLGKVYTTGKIAKVEQVKFDTTQLHARPELAAEQRMVDDASGEIEVWRIEDLQMQPVNPKTYGQFYGGDCYLVLYTYLRSGRPHYVLYMWQGRHASVDEITACALNAIELDKKHGDEAVQVRVTMGKEPTHFLAIFKGKLVIYEGGTSRAQKITPEPAIRLFQVRGTDEMNTKATEVPARASSLNSNDVFLLSTSQVCYLWCGKGCSGDEREMAKMVADIVSKRDKLTILEGQEPAEFWEALGGKAPYASEKRFQEQITHYQPRLFECSNQTGRFIMTEVVGFCQEDLDEDDVMLLDTWEEIFLWVGKASNTYERNEAIASAKEYLKTHPAGRDLATPIILVKQGYEPLNFTGWFNAWDPYKWSDGKSYEEMKNSLGEMSAISEIKVDLNNISLNKKTLSMTSLAGSSIASASPEYKSHLNHSDSNSYSNSSTYNSSPSMVPNGEGIYSREVLMNKTVDELPEGVDPTKKEYYLSDADFHDIFGKSKDEFYQMPKWKQQNEKKQCGLF, encoded by the exons ACCAAAAGAACCTCTCATGGCTCTGCTGTGGATTTGCATTACTGGATTGGCAAGGATTCATCTCAGGATGAGCAAGGGGCTGCGGCCCTGTACGTCACCCAGATGGACAATGTGCTCAGCGGGAACCCCGTGCAGCACCGAGAAGTGCAGGGACATGAGTCTGAGACCTTCCAAAGTTATTTCCGCAACGGCATTAT CTACAAGAAGGGTGGAGTGGCTTCAGGATTTAAGCATGTGGAGACCAATATGTACAACATCAAACGTCTTCTTCATGTCAAGGGGAAGAAGCATGTGTCAGCCACAGag GTAGCACTTTCCTGGGACAGTTTCAATAAGGGTGATGTTTTCTTGCTGGACCTCGGGAAAGTGCTGATTCAGTGGAACGGCCCCAGCTGCAGCATTGCTGAGAAATCCAGG GGTCTCGTGCTGGCTCGCAGCATCAGGGACAGCGAAAGAGGTGGCCGCGCTCAGATCGGCATTATTGACAACGAGAAAGACTCCCCGGACCTCATGCAGATCATGAAGATGGTGCTGGGTGAGAGGCACGGGGAGCTCCGAGACGCCATCCCTGATGCGAAAGCAGAtgagctgcagaaagcaaatgtccggctctaCCA TGTCTATGAGAAGGACAACGACCTGGTGGTACAGGAGATAGCCACCCGACCCCTGACGCAGGATCTGCTCCAGCACGAG GACTGCTACATTTTAGACCAAGGTGGGTTTAAGATTTACGTCTGGAGAGGAAAAGCCTCCagcctggaagagaaaaaagcaggcTTCACTCGAGCTGTG GGTTTTATCCAAGCCAAAGGCTATCCTTCATCCACCAACATTGAAGTGATCAGTGATGGAGCAGAGTCAGCCATGTTTAAACAGCTCTTCCAGAGGTGGACAGAAAAGGATGAAACGCAAGGACTGGGCAAAGTCTACACTACTGGCAAAATTG CCAAGGTGGAGCAGGTGAAGTTTGACACCACTCAGCTCCACGCCAGACCGGAGCTAGCTGCTGAGCAGAGAATGGTCGATGATGCCTCTGGGGAGATAGAG GTGTGGAGGATTGAGGACTTGCAAATGCAGCCAGTGAATCCCAAGACATATGGGCAGTTCTACGGGGGTGATTGCTACCTGGTCCTGTACACCTACCTGAGATCAGGCAGGCCTCACTATGTCCTCTACATGTGGCAG GGTCGCCATGCCTCTGTGGATGAAATCACCGCCTGTGCCCTCAATGCCATCGAGCTGGACAAAAAGCACGGGGACGAGGCCGTGCAGGTGCGCGTGACGATGGGCAAGGAGCCCACACACTTCCTGGCGATCTTCAAGGGCAAGCTGGTCATTTACGAG GGCGGCACGAGCCGGGCTCAGAAAATCACGCCCGAGCCGGCGATCCGCCTCTTCCAGGTGAGGGGCACGGACGAGATGAACACGAAGGCCACAGAGGTGCCAGCCCGGGCCTCCTCGCTCAACTCCAACGACGTCTTCCTGCTGTCGACCAGCCAAGTCTGCTACCTGTGGTGCGGGAAG GGGTGCAGCGGAGATGAGAGGGAGATGGCAAAAATGGTAGCTGACATCGTTTCCAAACGGGACAAGCTCACCATTTTGGAAGGACAAGAGCCCGCAGAGTTCTGGGAAGCCTTGGGAGGCAAAGCACCTTACGCCAGTGAAAAGAG GTTTCAAGAGCAGATCACACACTACCAACCTCGCCTCTTCGAGTGCTCCAACCAGACGGGTCGATTCATCATGACAGAGGTGGTGGGCTTCTGCCAGGAAGACTTGGATGAAGATGACGTCATGCTGCTAGACACATGGGAAGAG ATTTTCCTTTGGGTTGGCAAAGCCTCCAACACATACGAGAGGAATGAAGCAATTGCTTCAGCTAAGGAGTATCTCAAGACCCATCCGGCAGGGAGAGACTTGGCAACTCCGATAATACTGGTGAAGCAGGGCTACGAACCCCTCAACTTCACAGGATGGTTCAACGCTTGGGACCCCTACAAATGGAGC GATggcaagtcttatgaggagaTGAAGAACAGCTTAGGAGAGATGTCGGCTATATCCGAGATCAAAGTG GACCTTAATAACATCAGCCTGAACAAGAAAACCCTCAGCATGACCAGCTTGGCAGGTTCAAGTATAGCAAGTGCTTCCCCTGAGTATAAATCGCACTTGAACCACAGTGACAGCAACAGCTACAGCAATAGCAGCACCTACAACAGCAGCCCTTCCATGGTGCCCAACGGCGAAGGAATTTACTCCCGAGAGGTGCTGATGAACAAGACGGTGGATGAACTTCCAGAAGGCGTGGATCCTACTAAAAAAGAG TACTATCTCTCTGATGCTGATTTCCACGATATCTTTGGGAAGTCCAAGGATGAGTTCTACCAGATGCCCAAATGGAAGCAGCAGAATGAGAAGAAGCAGTGTGGACTCTTCTGA
- the VILL gene encoding villin-like protein isoform X3 — MTDSDTNLPTIERKLGLQIWGIENMKMVPVPEKAYGTFFEGDCYIILHTKRTSHGSAVDLHYWIGKDSSQDEQGAAALYVTQMDNVLSGNPVQHREVQGHESETFQSYFRNGIIYKKGGVASGFKHVETNMYNIKRLLHVKGKKHVSATEVALSWDSFNKGDVFLLDLGKVLIQWNGPSCSIAEKSRGLVLARSIRDSERGGRAQIGIIDNEKDSPDLMQIMKMVLGERHGELRDAIPDAKADELQKANVRLYHVYEKDNDLVVQEIATRPLTQDLLQHEDCYILDQGGFKIYVWRGKASSLEEKKAGFTRAVGFIQAKGYPSSTNIEVISDGAESAMFKQLFQRWTEKDETQGLGKVYTTGKIAKVEQVKFDTTQLHARPELAAEQRMVDDASGEIEVWRIEDLQMQPVNPKTYGQFYGGDCYLVLYTYLRSGRPHYVLYMWQGRHASVDEITACALNAIELDKKHGDEAVQVRVTMGKEPTHFLAIFKGKLVIYEGGTSRAQKITPEPAIRLFQVRGTDEMNTKATEVPARASSLNSNDVFLLSTSQVCYLWCGKGCSGDEREMAKMVADIVSKRDKLTILEGQEPAEFWEALGGKAPYASEKRFQEQITHYQPRLFECSNQTGRFIMTEVVGFCQEDLDEDDVMLLDTWEEIFLWVGKASNTYERNEAIASAKEYLKTHPAGRDLATPIILVKQGYEPLNFTGWFNAWDPYKWSDGKSYEEMKNSLGEMSAISEIKVDLNNISLNKKTLSMTSLAGSSIASASPEYKSHLNHSDSNSYSNSSTYNSSPSMVPNGEGIYSREVLMNKTVDELPEGVDPTKKEYYLSDADFHDIFGKSKDEFYQMPKWKQQNEKKQCGLF; from the exons ACCAAAAGAACCTCTCATGGCTCTGCTGTGGATTTGCATTACTGGATTGGCAAGGATTCATCTCAGGATGAGCAAGGGGCTGCGGCCCTGTACGTCACCCAGATGGACAATGTGCTCAGCGGGAACCCCGTGCAGCACCGAGAAGTGCAGGGACATGAGTCTGAGACCTTCCAAAGTTATTTCCGCAACGGCATTAT CTACAAGAAGGGTGGAGTGGCTTCAGGATTTAAGCATGTGGAGACCAATATGTACAACATCAAACGTCTTCTTCATGTCAAGGGGAAGAAGCATGTGTCAGCCACAGag GTAGCACTTTCCTGGGACAGTTTCAATAAGGGTGATGTTTTCTTGCTGGACCTCGGGAAAGTGCTGATTCAGTGGAACGGCCCCAGCTGCAGCATTGCTGAGAAATCCAGG GGTCTCGTGCTGGCTCGCAGCATCAGGGACAGCGAAAGAGGTGGCCGCGCTCAGATCGGCATTATTGACAACGAGAAAGACTCCCCGGACCTCATGCAGATCATGAAGATGGTGCTGGGTGAGAGGCACGGGGAGCTCCGAGACGCCATCCCTGATGCGAAAGCAGAtgagctgcagaaagcaaatgtccggctctaCCA TGTCTATGAGAAGGACAACGACCTGGTGGTACAGGAGATAGCCACCCGACCCCTGACGCAGGATCTGCTCCAGCACGAG GACTGCTACATTTTAGACCAAGGTGGGTTTAAGATTTACGTCTGGAGAGGAAAAGCCTCCagcctggaagagaaaaaagcaggcTTCACTCGAGCTGTG GGTTTTATCCAAGCCAAAGGCTATCCTTCATCCACCAACATTGAAGTGATCAGTGATGGAGCAGAGTCAGCCATGTTTAAACAGCTCTTCCAGAGGTGGACAGAAAAGGATGAAACGCAAGGACTGGGCAAAGTCTACACTACTGGCAAAATTG CCAAGGTGGAGCAGGTGAAGTTTGACACCACTCAGCTCCACGCCAGACCGGAGCTAGCTGCTGAGCAGAGAATGGTCGATGATGCCTCTGGGGAGATAGAG GTGTGGAGGATTGAGGACTTGCAAATGCAGCCAGTGAATCCCAAGACATATGGGCAGTTCTACGGGGGTGATTGCTACCTGGTCCTGTACACCTACCTGAGATCAGGCAGGCCTCACTATGTCCTCTACATGTGGCAG GGTCGCCATGCCTCTGTGGATGAAATCACCGCCTGTGCCCTCAATGCCATCGAGCTGGACAAAAAGCACGGGGACGAGGCCGTGCAGGTGCGCGTGACGATGGGCAAGGAGCCCACACACTTCCTGGCGATCTTCAAGGGCAAGCTGGTCATTTACGAG GGCGGCACGAGCCGGGCTCAGAAAATCACGCCCGAGCCGGCGATCCGCCTCTTCCAGGTGAGGGGCACGGACGAGATGAACACGAAGGCCACAGAGGTGCCAGCCCGGGCCTCCTCGCTCAACTCCAACGACGTCTTCCTGCTGTCGACCAGCCAAGTCTGCTACCTGTGGTGCGGGAAG GGGTGCAGCGGAGATGAGAGGGAGATGGCAAAAATGGTAGCTGACATCGTTTCCAAACGGGACAAGCTCACCATTTTGGAAGGACAAGAGCCCGCAGAGTTCTGGGAAGCCTTGGGAGGCAAAGCACCTTACGCCAGTGAAAAGAG GTTTCAAGAGCAGATCACACACTACCAACCTCGCCTCTTCGAGTGCTCCAACCAGACGGGTCGATTCATCATGACAGAGGTGGTGGGCTTCTGCCAGGAAGACTTGGATGAAGATGACGTCATGCTGCTAGACACATGGGAAGAG ATTTTCCTTTGGGTTGGCAAAGCCTCCAACACATACGAGAGGAATGAAGCAATTGCTTCAGCTAAGGAGTATCTCAAGACCCATCCGGCAGGGAGAGACTTGGCAACTCCGATAATACTGGTGAAGCAGGGCTACGAACCCCTCAACTTCACAGGATGGTTCAACGCTTGGGACCCCTACAAATGGAGC GATggcaagtcttatgaggagaTGAAGAACAGCTTAGGAGAGATGTCGGCTATATCCGAGATCAAAGTG GACCTTAATAACATCAGCCTGAACAAGAAAACCCTCAGCATGACCAGCTTGGCAGGTTCAAGTATAGCAAGTGCTTCCCCTGAGTATAAATCGCACTTGAACCACAGTGACAGCAACAGCTACAGCAATAGCAGCACCTACAACAGCAGCCCTTCCATGGTGCCCAACGGCGAAGGAATTTACTCCCGAGAGGTGCTGATGAACAAGACGGTGGATGAACTTCCAGAAGGCGTGGATCCTACTAAAAAAGAG TACTATCTCTCTGATGCTGATTTCCACGATATCTTTGGGAAGTCCAAGGATGAGTTCTACCAGATGCCCAAATGGAAGCAGCAGAATGAGAAGAAGCAGTGTGGACTCTTCTGA
- the VILL gene encoding villin-like protein isoform X2 produces the protein MGLKGGGSDCRMTDSDTNLPTIERKLGLQIWGIENMKMVPVPEKAYGTFFEGDCYIILHTKRTSHGSAVDLHYWIGKDSSQDEQGAAALYVTQMDNVLSGNPVQHREVQGHESETFQSYFRNGIIYKKGGVASGFKHVETNMYNIKRLLHVKGKKHVSATEVALSWDSFNKGDVFLLDLGKVLIQWNGPSCSIAEKSRGLVLARSIRDSERGGRAQIGIIDNEKDSPDLMQIMKMVLGERHGELRDAIPDAKADELQKANVRLYHVYEKDNDLVVQEIATRPLTQDLLQHEDCYILDQGGFKIYVWRGKASSLEEKKAGFTRAVGFIQAKGYPSSTNIEVISDGAESAMFKQLFQRWTEKDETQGLGKVYTTGKIAKVEQVKFDTTQLHARPELAAEQRMVDDASGEIEVWRIEDLQMQPVNPKTYGQFYGGDCYLVLYTYLRSGRPHYVLYMWQGRHASVDEITACALNAIELDKKHGDEAVQVRVTMGKEPTHFLAIFKGKLVIYEGGTSRAQKITPEPAIRLFQVRGTDEMNTKATEVPARASSLNSNDVFLLSTSQVCYLWCGKGCSGDEREMAKMVADIVSKRDKLTILEGQEPAEFWEALGGKAPYASEKRFQEQITHYQPRLFECSNQTGRFIMTEVVGFCQEDLDEDDVMLLDTWEEIFLWVGKASNTYERNEAIASAKEYLKTHPAGRDLATPIILVKQGYEPLNFTGWFNAWDPYKWSDGKSYEEMKNSLGEMSAISEIKVDLNNISLNKKTLSMTSLAGSSIASASPEYKSHLNHSDSNSYSNSSTYNSSPSMVPNGEGIYSREVLMNKTVDELPEGVDPTKKEYYLSDADFHDIFGKSKDEFYQMPKWKQQNEKKQCGLF, from the exons ACCAAAAGAACCTCTCATGGCTCTGCTGTGGATTTGCATTACTGGATTGGCAAGGATTCATCTCAGGATGAGCAAGGGGCTGCGGCCCTGTACGTCACCCAGATGGACAATGTGCTCAGCGGGAACCCCGTGCAGCACCGAGAAGTGCAGGGACATGAGTCTGAGACCTTCCAAAGTTATTTCCGCAACGGCATTAT CTACAAGAAGGGTGGAGTGGCTTCAGGATTTAAGCATGTGGAGACCAATATGTACAACATCAAACGTCTTCTTCATGTCAAGGGGAAGAAGCATGTGTCAGCCACAGag GTAGCACTTTCCTGGGACAGTTTCAATAAGGGTGATGTTTTCTTGCTGGACCTCGGGAAAGTGCTGATTCAGTGGAACGGCCCCAGCTGCAGCATTGCTGAGAAATCCAGG GGTCTCGTGCTGGCTCGCAGCATCAGGGACAGCGAAAGAGGTGGCCGCGCTCAGATCGGCATTATTGACAACGAGAAAGACTCCCCGGACCTCATGCAGATCATGAAGATGGTGCTGGGTGAGAGGCACGGGGAGCTCCGAGACGCCATCCCTGATGCGAAAGCAGAtgagctgcagaaagcaaatgtccggctctaCCA TGTCTATGAGAAGGACAACGACCTGGTGGTACAGGAGATAGCCACCCGACCCCTGACGCAGGATCTGCTCCAGCACGAG GACTGCTACATTTTAGACCAAGGTGGGTTTAAGATTTACGTCTGGAGAGGAAAAGCCTCCagcctggaagagaaaaaagcaggcTTCACTCGAGCTGTG GGTTTTATCCAAGCCAAAGGCTATCCTTCATCCACCAACATTGAAGTGATCAGTGATGGAGCAGAGTCAGCCATGTTTAAACAGCTCTTCCAGAGGTGGACAGAAAAGGATGAAACGCAAGGACTGGGCAAAGTCTACACTACTGGCAAAATTG CCAAGGTGGAGCAGGTGAAGTTTGACACCACTCAGCTCCACGCCAGACCGGAGCTAGCTGCTGAGCAGAGAATGGTCGATGATGCCTCTGGGGAGATAGAG GTGTGGAGGATTGAGGACTTGCAAATGCAGCCAGTGAATCCCAAGACATATGGGCAGTTCTACGGGGGTGATTGCTACCTGGTCCTGTACACCTACCTGAGATCAGGCAGGCCTCACTATGTCCTCTACATGTGGCAG GGTCGCCATGCCTCTGTGGATGAAATCACCGCCTGTGCCCTCAATGCCATCGAGCTGGACAAAAAGCACGGGGACGAGGCCGTGCAGGTGCGCGTGACGATGGGCAAGGAGCCCACACACTTCCTGGCGATCTTCAAGGGCAAGCTGGTCATTTACGAG GGCGGCACGAGCCGGGCTCAGAAAATCACGCCCGAGCCGGCGATCCGCCTCTTCCAGGTGAGGGGCACGGACGAGATGAACACGAAGGCCACAGAGGTGCCAGCCCGGGCCTCCTCGCTCAACTCCAACGACGTCTTCCTGCTGTCGACCAGCCAAGTCTGCTACCTGTGGTGCGGGAAG GGGTGCAGCGGAGATGAGAGGGAGATGGCAAAAATGGTAGCTGACATCGTTTCCAAACGGGACAAGCTCACCATTTTGGAAGGACAAGAGCCCGCAGAGTTCTGGGAAGCCTTGGGAGGCAAAGCACCTTACGCCAGTGAAAAGAG GTTTCAAGAGCAGATCACACACTACCAACCTCGCCTCTTCGAGTGCTCCAACCAGACGGGTCGATTCATCATGACAGAGGTGGTGGGCTTCTGCCAGGAAGACTTGGATGAAGATGACGTCATGCTGCTAGACACATGGGAAGAG ATTTTCCTTTGGGTTGGCAAAGCCTCCAACACATACGAGAGGAATGAAGCAATTGCTTCAGCTAAGGAGTATCTCAAGACCCATCCGGCAGGGAGAGACTTGGCAACTCCGATAATACTGGTGAAGCAGGGCTACGAACCCCTCAACTTCACAGGATGGTTCAACGCTTGGGACCCCTACAAATGGAGC GATggcaagtcttatgaggagaTGAAGAACAGCTTAGGAGAGATGTCGGCTATATCCGAGATCAAAGTG GACCTTAATAACATCAGCCTGAACAAGAAAACCCTCAGCATGACCAGCTTGGCAGGTTCAAGTATAGCAAGTGCTTCCCCTGAGTATAAATCGCACTTGAACCACAGTGACAGCAACAGCTACAGCAATAGCAGCACCTACAACAGCAGCCCTTCCATGGTGCCCAACGGCGAAGGAATTTACTCCCGAGAGGTGCTGATGAACAAGACGGTGGATGAACTTCCAGAAGGCGTGGATCCTACTAAAAAAGAG TACTATCTCTCTGATGCTGATTTCCACGATATCTTTGGGAAGTCCAAGGATGAGTTCTACCAGATGCCCAAATGGAAGCAGCAGAATGAGAAGAAGCAGTGTGGACTCTTCTGA